A single Providencia manganoxydans DNA region contains:
- the pepT gene encoding peptidase T, producing the protein MDKLLERFFDYTAFDTQSKLNAKVIPSSTGQLKFARALVKELKELGFDDVALSEQGCVTACIPSNVDWDVPTIGFISHLDTSPDFSGKNVAPQILENYRGGDIALGIGDEVLSPVMFPVLHEMIGKTLIMTDGKTLLGADDKAGIAEIITAFVRLKANKIPHGKLCLAFTPDEEIGRGARYVDLNIFDARWAYTVDGGGVGELEYENFNAANVAIKIVGNNVHPGTAKGVMVNALALANRIHAELPKDETPEHTDGYEGFYHLNSMKGTVEKAEMNYIIRDFDSQRFEARKKNIIRIAEKVGQGLHPSCYIELTIDDTYYNMHKEVMKHPHVIKIAHQAMKECGIEPIVKPIRGGTDGAQLSYRGLPCPNIFTGGYNFHSKHEFITLEGMEQAVSVIMRIAELTAENAKNNE; encoded by the coding sequence ATGGACAAACTCTTAGAACGGTTCTTTGACTATACAGCTTTTGATACACAATCAAAACTAAACGCAAAAGTAATACCAAGTAGTACAGGGCAATTGAAGTTTGCTAGAGCCTTGGTGAAAGAATTGAAGGAATTAGGTTTCGATGATGTCGCGCTTTCAGAGCAAGGCTGTGTCACCGCATGTATACCTTCCAATGTTGATTGGGATGTACCAACGATAGGTTTCATTTCTCATCTTGATACTTCTCCTGATTTTTCAGGTAAAAATGTTGCCCCTCAAATTTTAGAAAATTATCGTGGTGGTGATATTGCATTAGGTATTGGTGATGAAGTGCTATCACCAGTGATGTTTCCCGTGTTACATGAAATGATTGGTAAAACACTGATCATGACCGATGGTAAAACATTACTGGGTGCTGATGATAAAGCCGGTATTGCGGAGATCATTACTGCATTTGTACGTCTAAAAGCTAACAAAATCCCTCATGGTAAACTTTGTCTGGCTTTTACCCCAGATGAAGAAATCGGGCGGGGTGCACGTTATGTCGACTTGAATATATTTGATGCACGTTGGGCATACACTGTTGATGGTGGTGGTGTTGGAGAATTAGAGTACGAAAACTTCAATGCAGCCAATGTGGCCATAAAAATTGTGGGTAACAATGTGCATCCGGGAACAGCTAAAGGTGTGATGGTGAACGCATTAGCGTTGGCGAACCGTATTCATGCAGAATTACCTAAAGATGAAACACCTGAGCACACTGACGGCTACGAAGGCTTTTATCATCTTAATTCCATGAAAGGTACAGTGGAAAAAGCGGAAATGAATTACATTATTCGCGATTTCGACAGCCAACGGTTTGAGGCTCGTAAGAAAAATATCATTCGTATTGCAGAAAAAGTAGGACAAGGCTTACACCCTAGTTGTTATATCGAACTGACAATTGATGATACTTATTACAATATGCATAAAGAGGTGATGAAGCACCCACATGTGATTAAAATCGCTCATCAGGCAATGAAAGAGTGTGGTATTGAACCCATCGTTAAACCAATACGTGGTGGTACAGATGGTGCACAATTATCTTACCGTGGATTACCGTGCCCAAATATTTTCACTGGTGGTTATAATTTTCATAGTAAACATGAGTTTATAACATTAGAGGGAATGGAACAGGCGGTTAGTGTGATCATGCGTATTGCTGAGTTAACAGCAGAAAATGCAAAAAATAATGAGTGA
- a CDS encoding cupin domain-containing protein yields the protein MDYKLNLDWQSFLDSHWQKRPLLIKNGFTRFIDPISPDELAGLAMEDEVDSRLVSHKDGLWQVAHGPFESYDHLGEENWSVLVQAVDHWHHPSAALMKPFRVLSDWRMDDLMISYSVPGGGVGPHLDQYDVFIIQGEGRRRWRVGEKVPMKQHCPHPDLLQVQPFDAIIDEEMEPGDILYIPPGFPHEGYAIEPSLNYSVGFRAPNTRELMSSFADYLISNDLGSYRYSDPDLSFRDNPAEILQGEQIKLREMMESLISDPELFRKWFGEFISQSRHELDLAPPEPPYEQDEVYNLLKEQQETLYKLNGLRALRVGDQFFINGECLETICYEAADSLCRYDSVDAQRLGDAIDDVNFIALITALINSGYWYFDD from the coding sequence ATGGACTATAAACTGAATCTTGACTGGCAGAGTTTTCTGGACAGTCATTGGCAGAAACGCCCTTTACTCATCAAAAATGGTTTTACACGTTTTATTGATCCTATCTCGCCGGATGAACTTGCGGGACTGGCAATGGAAGATGAAGTCGATAGCCGCCTTGTCAGCCATAAAGACGGCTTATGGCAAGTAGCGCATGGCCCATTCGAAAGCTACGACCACTTAGGAGAAGAAAACTGGTCTGTGTTGGTACAGGCTGTTGACCATTGGCATCATCCAAGTGCTGCATTAATGAAACCTTTTCGAGTGTTATCTGACTGGCGAATGGATGACTTAATGATCTCCTATTCGGTACCGGGCGGTGGTGTAGGTCCTCATTTAGACCAATATGACGTCTTTATTATTCAAGGTGAAGGCCGTCGTCGTTGGCGTGTTGGTGAAAAAGTCCCGATGAAGCAACATTGCCCTCATCCTGATCTGCTTCAAGTTCAACCTTTTGATGCGATTATTGATGAAGAAATGGAGCCCGGCGATATTCTTTATATTCCACCGGGGTTCCCACACGAAGGTTATGCGATTGAGCCATCACTCAACTACTCAGTTGGCTTCCGTGCGCCTAATACCCGCGAGTTAATGAGCAGCTTTGCTGATTATCTGATTTCAAATGATCTTGGTAGCTATCGTTATAGTGATCCTGACTTATCATTTAGAGACAATCCAGCTGAAATATTGCAAGGCGAACAAATAAAATTGCGTGAGATGATGGAGTCTCTGATCAGTGATCCTGAATTGTTCCGCAAATGGTTTGGCGAATTTATCTCACAATCACGTCATGAGTTAGACTTAGCTCCTCCTGAGCCACCTTATGAACAAGATGAAGTGTATAACTTACTCAAAGAACAGCAAGAAACACTGTACAAACTCAATGGGTTAAGAGCACTGCGTGTTGGTGATCAATTTTTTATCAATGGTGAATGTTTAGAAACCATCTGCTATGAAGCTGCTGATAGCTTATGCCGTTATGATTCAGTGGATGCTCAACGATTAGGTGATGCTATTGATGATGTCAACTTTATTGCGTTAATCACGGCATTGATTAATAGTGGTTATTGGTATTTTGACGATTAG
- the hflD gene encoding high frequency lysogenization protein HflD: protein MAKNYRDITLALAGICQASYMVQQLAQEGICNDHDAEVMVSSLTNMNPSSTLDVYGNNPANLKTGLGALLGMLSGGNNGGGLSAEMTRYMLSIMVLERRLNKQQQAMDQLGQRIDQFERQASYFEPMSEGVFNALAGIYVDVVSPLGPRIQVTGSPDILKNSLVQAKVRTLLLSGIRSAVLWQQVGGSRLQLMFSRSRLSNQAKEILSHL, encoded by the coding sequence GTGGCTAAAAATTATCGCGATATCACTCTTGCGCTCGCAGGCATCTGCCAAGCAAGTTATATGGTACAACAACTTGCTCAAGAAGGTATTTGCAATGACCATGACGCTGAAGTCATGGTCAGCAGTTTAACCAATATGAATCCCTCTTCAACGCTTGATGTCTATGGCAATAACCCTGCTAATCTTAAAACAGGGCTTGGCGCACTACTCGGCATGCTATCAGGCGGTAATAATGGCGGTGGTCTATCCGCTGAAATGACACGATATATGCTAAGCATTATGGTGTTAGAACGTCGATTGAATAAACAACAACAGGCAATGGATCAGCTAGGACAGCGCATCGATCAATTTGAGCGCCAAGCCAGCTATTTTGAACCTATGTCTGAAGGTGTATTTAATGCGCTAGCAGGGATTTATGTCGATGTCGTTAGCCCGCTAGGTCCTCGTATTCAAGTAACGGGTTCTCCTGATATTTTAAAGAACTCACTGGTACAGGCAAAAGTTAGAACTCTCTTGCTATCTGGTATTCGCAGTGCGGTCCTATGGCAGCAAGTGGGTGGAAGCCGTTTACAATTAATGTTTTCTCGAAGCCGTCTGAGTAATCAGGCGAAAGAAATTCTGTCTCACCTTTAA
- the ssuD gene encoding FMNH2-dependent alkanesulfonate monooxygenase, translating into MTKQQDLQLFWFLPTHGEGRYLGTQKGGRSVTLPYLQQIAIAADSLGFHGVLIPTGKSCEDSWLIAAALVSVTKQLRFLVAVRPGLQPPSLAARMASTLDRLSDGRLLVNVVTGGDPTENKGDGIFLEHSERYEVTEEFLEVYKRLIRGEQQVNYQGKHIHVENAGLLFPPVQPFGPPLYFGGSSPAALTVAAKHIDAYLTWGEPVADVAEKIAAVQQLADERGNHLEFGIRLHVIVRETEQEAIDAANKLISHLDDETIAQAQSIFARMDSAGQARMQALHNGSKDNLFIAPNLWAGIGLVRGGAGTALVGSPEQVAERIREYQALGISKFIFSGYPHLEEAHRFAELVMPLLGEQKGVSLPRSGFNTGPFGETIANDLRPKQVSAS; encoded by the coding sequence ATGACAAAACAGCAAGATTTACAGTTATTTTGGTTTTTACCAACGCATGGAGAAGGGCGCTATTTAGGGACGCAAAAAGGTGGACGTTCAGTAACATTGCCTTATTTACAGCAAATTGCTATTGCGGCGGACAGTCTAGGTTTTCATGGTGTTTTGATCCCAACAGGAAAAAGCTGTGAAGACTCATGGTTAATAGCAGCAGCATTAGTTTCGGTAACTAAGCAATTACGCTTTTTAGTGGCAGTTAGGCCAGGGCTGCAACCCCCATCACTTGCTGCTCGAATGGCATCTACCTTGGATAGGCTATCTGATGGGCGGTTATTAGTGAATGTTGTCACTGGTGGTGATCCAACAGAAAACAAAGGTGATGGAATATTCCTCGAACATTCAGAACGCTATGAAGTCACAGAGGAATTTTTAGAAGTATACAAACGCCTGATCCGTGGCGAACAGCAGGTAAATTATCAGGGAAAACATATTCATGTTGAAAATGCAGGATTACTGTTTCCGCCAGTACAACCATTTGGACCACCCCTGTATTTTGGCGGTTCATCTCCTGCTGCTTTAACGGTTGCAGCCAAGCACATAGATGCCTATTTGACGTGGGGAGAGCCCGTTGCTGATGTGGCTGAAAAAATTGCAGCCGTACAGCAACTTGCTGATGAAAGGGGAAATCACTTGGAGTTTGGTATTCGTTTACATGTCATTGTTCGTGAAACCGAACAAGAAGCGATCGATGCAGCGAATAAACTGATTTCGCATCTTGATGATGAAACAATTGCCCAAGCTCAGTCCATTTTTGCTCGTATGGATTCTGCGGGTCAGGCTCGCATGCAAGCACTTCATAATGGCTCTAAAGATAATTTATTTATTGCGCCTAATTTGTGGGCAGGTATTGGTTTAGTTCGTGGTGGCGCAGGGACCGCTTTAGTGGGTTCTCCTGAACAAGTTGCAGAGCGGATCAGAGAATATCAGGCATTAGGCATTAGCAAGTTTATTTTTTCGGGCTACCCACATTTAGAGGAAGCACATCGTTTTGCAGAGTTAGTCATGCCTTTATTGGGAGAACAAAAAGGGGTCTCATTGCCGAGATCAGGTTTCAATACTGGGCCATTTGGCGAAACGATCGCAAATGATTTAAGGCCAAAGCAGGTAAGCGCTAGCTAG
- the phoP gene encoding two-component system response regulator PhoP: MRILIVEDNALLRHHLTVQLKELGHQVDSAEDAKEADYFLRESCPDIAMVDLGLPDEDGLSMIQRWRSAQVNIPILVLTARESWQEKVQVLNSGADDYVTKPFHLEELVARMQALMRRNSGLASQVLELDGFVIDLSRKEFTVNGEPVKLTAFEYTIVETLLRNNSKVVSKDSLMRQLYPDAELRESHTIDVLMGRLRKKIQQFHAKDVIVTVRGQGYRFDVNG, translated from the coding sequence ATGCGTATTCTTATCGTTGAAGACAATGCCCTGCTGCGTCACCATTTAACTGTCCAGCTTAAAGAACTGGGTCATCAAGTGGATTCAGCTGAAGATGCTAAAGAAGCTGATTACTTTCTACGTGAAAGCTGCCCTGATATTGCAATGGTTGATCTTGGTTTGCCTGATGAAGATGGTTTATCGATGATCCAGCGCTGGCGTAGTGCTCAAGTGAATATCCCTATTTTAGTGTTGACTGCACGTGAAAGCTGGCAAGAAAAAGTTCAAGTCCTTAATAGCGGCGCTGATGATTATGTGACAAAGCCATTCCACCTTGAAGAGTTAGTTGCTCGTATGCAAGCCTTAATGCGTAGAAATAGCGGACTGGCTTCTCAGGTACTCGAACTTGATGGCTTTGTCATTGACCTATCAAGGAAAGAATTTACTGTCAATGGTGAACCCGTCAAACTCACTGCGTTTGAATATACCATCGTAGAAACCTTGCTACGGAATAATAGCAAAGTGGTGAGTAAAGACTCGTTAATGCGCCAGCTGTACCCTGACGCTGAATTACGTGAAAGTCACACTATTGATGTCTTAATGGGGCGTTTACGCAAAAAAATACAGCAGTTTCACGCTAAAGATGTCATAGTTACGGTTCGTGGACAAGGTTATCGTTTTGATGTGAACGGCTAA
- a CDS encoding sulfonate ABC transporter substrate-binding protein — MLFASLLVVSIYSSFSFGEVKTINIGYQKANIFALLKYRGTLENEFKKHDVNIRWIEFPAGPQMLEGLNVGSIDLAATGDAPPIFAQAAQADFVYLGHSPANPKSEAIIVPNDSSIKSINDLKGKRVALNKGSDVNYLLVAALQHAGLNYRDITPVYLPPSDARAAFEKGVVDAWAIWDPFLAEVETNLPVHQIVNGENLVPHYTFFLASRHFAEKSPKYAEVIIEQLVKQSEWANTHPQETAEILAVSTGLDKAIWLKALQRAQYGFKRMDDETLVGQQKIADIFTKIGLIPNAVDVKQARWVSEVN; from the coding sequence ATGTTATTTGCCTCATTATTAGTGGTTTCCATCTACTCCAGTTTTTCTTTTGGGGAAGTAAAAACGATTAATATTGGCTATCAAAAGGCGAATATTTTTGCATTATTAAAATATCGAGGCACATTAGAAAACGAATTTAAAAAACATGATGTCAATATTCGTTGGATTGAGTTTCCTGCTGGTCCACAAATGTTGGAAGGATTGAACGTTGGGAGTATTGATTTAGCGGCGACAGGGGATGCGCCACCAATATTTGCTCAAGCGGCACAAGCTGATTTTGTTTACTTAGGTCATTCCCCTGCTAATCCAAAATCAGAAGCAATAATCGTACCTAATGATTCATCAATAAAATCGATCAATGATTTAAAAGGGAAGCGAGTTGCATTAAATAAAGGCTCTGATGTGAATTATTTGCTGGTGGCTGCATTACAACATGCAGGGCTTAACTATAGGGATATTACCCCTGTTTATTTACCACCGTCAGATGCGAGAGCAGCCTTTGAAAAAGGGGTTGTCGATGCATGGGCGATTTGGGATCCTTTTTTGGCAGAAGTGGAAACTAATTTGCCGGTACACCAAATTGTTAACGGTGAAAATTTAGTTCCTCATTACACATTCTTCCTCGCTAGCCGTCATTTCGCTGAAAAAAGCCCTAAGTATGCAGAAGTCATCATTGAGCAGCTCGTCAAGCAAAGTGAATGGGCGAATACGCATCCACAAGAAACAGCGGAAATATTAGCGGTATCAACGGGTCTAGATAAAGCGATATGGTTAAAAGCATTACAACGTGCACAGTATGGATTTAAGCGTATGGATGATGAGACATTGGTAGGACAACAAAAAATTGCGGATATATTCACAAAAATAGGGCTCATTCCTAACGCCGTTGATGTTAAACAAGCACGATGGGTATCTGAGGTCAATTAA
- the purB gene encoding adenylosuccinate lyase yields the protein MELSSLTAVSPIDGRYGDKVSALRTIFSEFGLLKFRVQVEVRWLQKLAATAQIKEVPSFDADANAYLDEIVANFCEKDAMRIKEIERTTNHDVKAVEYFLKEKVAQVPALHAVSEFIHFACTSEDINNLSHALMLKTAREEVLLPQWRQMIDKVTTMAHEYRSLPLLSRTHGQPATPSTIGKEFANVAYRMERQYRQLEQIEILGKINGAVGNYNAHIAAYPEVNWHEFSETFVTSLGITWNPFTTQIEPHDYIAELFDCVARFNTILLDFDRDIWGYVALNHFKQKTIAGEIGSSTMPHKVNPIDFENSEGNLGLANAVLAHLASKLPVSRWQRDLTDSTVLRNLGVGLGYSLIAYQSTLKGLNKLEVNEQHLLDELDQNWEVLAEPIQTVMRRYGIEKPYEKLKELTRGKRVTAEGMKQFIDGLELPEDEKVRLKAMTPANYIGYAVSFIDELK from the coding sequence ATGGAATTATCCTCACTGACCGCTGTATCCCCGATTGACGGCCGTTACGGTGATAAAGTCAGCGCATTACGCACTATTTTTAGTGAGTTCGGCTTGCTGAAATTTCGCGTACAGGTTGAAGTTCGCTGGCTACAAAAACTGGCGGCAACCGCTCAAATCAAAGAAGTTCCATCATTTGACGCTGACGCAAACGCTTACCTTGATGAAATTGTGGCAAACTTCTGTGAAAAAGACGCGATGCGTATCAAAGAAATTGAGCGCACAACCAATCATGACGTTAAAGCTGTTGAGTATTTTTTAAAAGAAAAAGTAGCCCAAGTTCCAGCCTTACATGCCGTCTCTGAATTTATCCATTTCGCCTGTACTTCTGAAGATATCAATAACCTTTCCCATGCCCTGATGTTGAAAACAGCGCGAGAAGAAGTGTTATTGCCACAATGGCGTCAAATGATCGATAAAGTGACAACAATGGCTCACGAGTATCGTTCACTGCCACTGCTTTCACGCACTCACGGTCAACCAGCAACGCCATCAACCATTGGTAAAGAATTTGCTAACGTTGCTTACCGTATGGAGCGCCAATATCGCCAGTTAGAACAAATTGAGATTTTAGGTAAAATTAATGGTGCTGTAGGTAACTACAATGCACATATTGCAGCATACCCAGAAGTTAACTGGCATGAATTCAGTGAAACATTCGTGACTTCATTAGGTATCACTTGGAACCCGTTCACAACACAAATTGAACCGCATGACTACATTGCTGAACTGTTCGATTGTGTTGCACGCTTCAACACTATCTTATTAGATTTTGACCGTGATATTTGGGGCTATGTTGCACTCAATCACTTCAAACAAAAAACGATTGCAGGTGAAATTGGTTCTTCAACCATGCCTCATAAAGTCAACCCTATTGATTTTGAAAACTCAGAAGGTAACTTGGGTCTTGCCAATGCTGTACTTGCCCATTTAGCCAGTAAACTACCAGTCTCTCGTTGGCAGCGTGACCTTACTGATTCAACAGTACTGCGTAACCTTGGTGTCGGTCTTGGCTATTCATTGATCGCCTATCAATCAACGCTAAAAGGTTTGAACAAATTAGAAGTGAATGAACAGCATCTATTGGATGAGTTAGATCAAAACTGGGAAGTTCTTGCTGAGCCAATTCAAACGGTGATGCGTCGTTATGGTATTGAAAAGCCATACGAAAAGCTGAAGGAGTTAACCCGAGGTAAACGTGTCACTGCTGAAGGAATGAAACAGTTTATCGATGGGCTTGAGCTACCAGAGGACGAAAAAGTACGTTTGAAAGCGATGACACCGGCAAATTATATTGGTTACGCGGTATCTTTTATTGATGAATTAAAATAA
- the mnmA gene encoding tRNA 2-thiouridine(34) synthase MnmA, which produces MSDNSQKKVIVGMSGGVDSSVSAYLLQQQGYQVVGLFMKNWEEDDDEEYCSAATDLADAQAVCDKLGIELHTINFAAEYWDNVFEHFLSEYKAGRTPNPDILCNKEIKFKAFLEFAAEDLGADYIATGHYVRRRDVDGKSQLLRGLDGNKDQSYFLYTLSYEQIAKSLFPVGELEKPEVRRIAEEIGLVTAKKKDSTGICFIGERKFRDFLGRYLPAQPGPIVTVEGETIGQHEGLMYHTLGQRKGLGIGGTKDGSDDPWYVVDKDVEKNQLIVAQGHEHPRLMSTGLIAQQLDWVDRQPLVQSMRCVVKTRYRQADIPCTVTPLDNGKIEVIFDYPVAAVTPGQSAVFYLDEVCLGGGIIESRIQE; this is translated from the coding sequence ATGTCAGATAACAGCCAAAAAAAAGTCATCGTCGGTATGTCCGGTGGTGTTGACTCCTCCGTTTCAGCTTATTTGCTCCAGCAGCAAGGGTATCAGGTTGTTGGTCTGTTCATGAAAAACTGGGAAGAAGATGACGATGAAGAATATTGCTCTGCGGCAACAGATTTAGCTGATGCACAAGCCGTTTGCGATAAATTAGGTATTGAACTTCATACTATCAATTTTGCGGCTGAATATTGGGATAATGTGTTTGAACACTTTTTATCTGAATATAAAGCAGGCCGTACACCAAACCCTGATATTCTTTGTAATAAAGAAATTAAATTTAAAGCCTTTCTTGAGTTTGCCGCTGAAGATCTTGGTGCTGATTACATCGCAACAGGCCACTATGTTCGTCGTCGTGATGTTGATGGCAAAAGCCAATTACTTCGTGGACTAGATGGCAATAAAGATCAAAGCTATTTTCTTTATACACTCAGCTATGAACAAATTGCCAAAAGTTTATTCCCTGTCGGTGAACTCGAAAAACCAGAAGTTCGACGCATTGCCGAAGAAATCGGCTTAGTCACTGCCAAGAAAAAAGACTCAACTGGCATTTGCTTTATTGGTGAACGTAAATTCCGTGATTTCCTTGGCCGCTATCTACCTGCACAGCCCGGCCCTATTGTTACTGTTGAAGGTGAAACCATCGGTCAACACGAAGGTTTGATGTATCACACATTAGGGCAACGTAAAGGTCTTGGGATTGGCGGTACAAAAGACGGATCGGATGACCCTTGGTATGTCGTCGATAAAGATGTCGAAAAAAATCAACTTATTGTTGCACAAGGGCATGAACATCCTCGTTTAATGTCAACAGGTTTGATAGCTCAGCAATTGGATTGGGTAGATAGACAACCTCTCGTACAATCTATGCGTTGTGTCGTCAAAACACGCTATCGCCAAGCTGACATTCCATGTACTGTCACCCCGCTTGATAATGGTAAAATTGAAGTCATTTTTGATTACCCAGTTGCCGCGGTGACGCCTGGGCAATCCGCAGTCTTTTACCTTGATGAAGTTTGCCTTGGCGGCGGCATCATTGAATCTCGTATTCAGGAGTAA
- a CDS encoding ATP-binding cassette domain-containing protein, translated as MMTTDVNAGITVNINRLTHRFGSNEVLKSLSLTIPSGQFVTIVGHSGCGKSSLLRLIANLDLPTSGEITAEKLSLSDFYRNTRMMFQEPRLLPWKKVIDNVGLGLTGKWTNQALEALDAVGLADKANEWPATLSGGQKQRVALARALIHQPRLLLLDEPLGALDALTRIEMQQLIIKLWQQHQFTIVLVTHDVHEAVFTSERVLMLKDGGVYFDLQVNEEYPRALTNPRLGALEAKVLNALTEFEHYDVQAPVIIE; from the coding sequence ATCATGACAACTGACGTAAATGCAGGGATCACTGTAAATATTAATCGTCTCACTCATCGGTTTGGGTCAAATGAAGTACTCAAATCACTTAGCCTGACTATTCCTTCAGGGCAGTTTGTCACCATTGTTGGGCACAGTGGTTGTGGCAAAAGTTCCTTATTACGGTTAATTGCTAATCTCGATTTACCAACATCAGGGGAAATCACAGCTGAAAAGCTATCGCTAAGCGATTTTTACCGTAATACACGCATGATGTTTCAAGAGCCACGATTACTGCCATGGAAAAAAGTCATTGATAACGTTGGGCTAGGATTAACAGGAAAGTGGACTAATCAGGCGTTAGAGGCTTTGGATGCGGTCGGGTTAGCTGATAAAGCCAACGAATGGCCAGCCACGTTATCAGGGGGGCAGAAACAGCGAGTCGCATTAGCAAGAGCCCTGATCCACCAGCCACGCTTGTTATTACTCGATGAGCCGTTAGGAGCACTTGATGCATTGACTCGCATCGAAATGCAGCAACTGATTATTAAGTTATGGCAACAGCACCAATTTACTATTGTGCTTGTGACACATGATGTGCACGAGGCGGTATTTACCTCTGAACGGGTGTTGATGTTAAAGGATGGCGGGGTGTATTTCGATTTACAGGTTAATGAAGAGTATCCCAGAGCCTTGACTAACCCTCGTTTGGGCGCGCTCGAAGCGAAAGTATTGAATGCACTCACTGAATTTGAACATTATGACGTTCAAGCTCCGGTAATTATTGAATAA
- the phoQ gene encoding two-component system sensor histidine kinase PhoQ, translating to MWLKKFKFKPLSLRARFLCATSAVILALTLSYGIVAILGYLISFDKTTYTLLRSQSNLIYSLAQWQNDKIAIRVPPNFTLNNPSLIIIYNENGQVLWRQREVPAVENLIRRDWLKKEGLYEIDTDIGETRQLLQDNPEFNSKLDDMNNDDEPLTHSVSVNQYERSENLPPLTIVVVDTLPQDLQKTGLVWEWFGYVLLANLILVIPLLWLAAYWSLRPIKSLVSQISSLEKGEREMMDENPPYELRGLVRNLNNLLTNERKRYSKYRTTLSDLTHSLKTPLAVLQSTLRSLRTGKQMTIEQAEPIMLEQIGRISQQVGYYLHRASAQGDKNLMLREISSVPSLLDSLASALHKVYQHKGVSITVDISPEVTWLGQPNDFMEVMGNIMENACKYCLEFVEVKAIVGNDSLTITVDDDGPGVPENQRNLIFVRGQRVDTLRPGQGLGLSIAVEIIDQYDGEINISDSSLGGAKVEVIFRRQSIHQDS from the coding sequence ATGTGGCTAAAAAAATTTAAGTTTAAGCCTTTATCACTGAGGGCGCGCTTCTTGTGTGCCACCTCAGCGGTGATCCTAGCTTTAACGTTATCTTATGGTATCGTTGCAATATTAGGTTATTTAATTAGTTTCGATAAAACGACTTATACGCTCCTGCGTAGCCAGAGCAACCTTATCTACAGCCTAGCTCAATGGCAAAATGATAAAATTGCTATTCGTGTGCCCCCTAATTTCACACTCAATAATCCTTCTTTAATCATTATTTATAATGAAAATGGCCAAGTTCTCTGGCGACAACGTGAAGTCCCTGCGGTTGAAAACCTGATCCGCCGCGATTGGCTAAAAAAAGAAGGGTTATACGAAATTGATACTGATATCGGCGAAACGCGTCAATTATTGCAGGACAATCCTGAGTTCAATAGCAAGCTAGATGATATGAATAATGATGATGAGCCACTAACGCACTCAGTATCAGTCAATCAATATGAACGTTCAGAAAACCTTCCTCCACTCACTATCGTGGTCGTGGATACGCTACCACAAGATCTGCAAAAAACCGGTTTAGTTTGGGAATGGTTTGGTTATGTGTTACTTGCAAACCTAATATTAGTGATCCCTTTGCTCTGGCTCGCTGCTTATTGGAGTTTGAGGCCGATTAAATCGCTAGTTTCGCAAATCAGTAGCCTTGAGAAAGGCGAACGTGAGATGATGGATGAAAACCCCCCTTATGAATTACGAGGGTTAGTTCGCAATTTAAATAATTTGCTCACTAATGAACGTAAGCGCTATAGTAAATATCGCACCACACTTTCTGACTTAACGCACAGTTTAAAAACCCCACTCGCTGTCCTACAGTCAACGCTACGTTCTCTTCGTACAGGCAAACAAATGACGATTGAGCAAGCCGAGCCTATCATGCTTGAGCAGATAGGTCGTATTTCTCAGCAGGTTGGCTATTATTTGCATCGGGCTTCCGCTCAAGGTGACAAAAACCTGATGCTACGTGAAATTTCGTCAGTTCCCTCTTTGTTAGATAGCCTAGCCAGTGCACTACATAAAGTGTATCAGCACAAAGGGGTTTCTATTACCGTTGATATCTCACCTGAAGTCACTTGGCTAGGCCAGCCCAATGATTTTATGGAAGTAATGGGCAATATTATGGAAAATGCCTGTAAATATTGCCTTGAGTTTGTTGAAGTCAAAGCTATTGTGGGTAACGATAGCCTAACGATCACCGTGGATGATGATGGCCCCGGCGTCCCCGAAAATCAGCGTAATCTTATATTTGTCCGAGGGCAACGTGTCGATACATTGAGGCCAGGGCAAGGCCTTGGATTATCTATTGCAGTAGAAATTATTGACCAATACGACGGAGAGATCAATATCAGTGATAGCTCACTCGGAGGTGCTAAAGTTGAGGTCATTTTCCGTAGGCAAAGCATTCATCAAGACAGTTAA